From Planctomicrobium piriforme, a single genomic window includes:
- a CDS encoding SdrD B-like domain-containing protein, which produces MRWFWNRFRVRRTAVRSHKLRGTRSFVRRRDLIEQLEVRALLSSVSGRLFVDADHDGIQGGTEGGLYNQTIYLNGPQFLIGHTDAQGYYSFQGLAAGNYSIQFFSPSNYIFTAQGVGPEATDSDVGGGAYYLSGYGSYGGAAAFTLTAGENLQLDAGIYVGSVVEAFVWNDANRNGLQDGLPDEAGIQYASVRLYYSPDGIQGNGDDREIGTSTSTDANGLARFDGLNPGNYYLDFTVPAGLALTVPDAGDDLLDSDFDPTTDKSGMFTLGPGESQYDVDAGLVTGNTVGDRVWNDQDRDGIQDAEEVGVIGARIQVYRTTDATIGNGDDQFVEERVSLYNGYYQTSNLAPGNYYLKFFTPSGYVNTIPNAGGDAQDSDQDPDTGLTGIFSVINGQPDTTRDFGVYQKEDIILHEVTALGSSLQVTYEIAAYPVAAFDIGFYVSTDRRFDGFGVDSFLDYVSISAPADLSVGVHVKTFALGSSLQGDNIVSLPGAGLTDVNGDYYILGVADDTVAIDEADNDPFNDDNTTSLVGLYHLVGGAVYVHGAEGIDAVSTSGSSPLTISFNGVDYSYPAADITQLQVRSHSGDDVVSLVSGNKVAIVFGGDGGDQISGGAQSDTLDGGSGNDSINGRGGADALIGGIGDDAYLFDTDSGLGSDTITDVGGVDTLDFSGTTTKSVTVDLAISGSQVINSNLSLTLGATTPVENVIGGALSDMLLGNSASNRIAGLGGDDLLQGRGSDDTYAFDTDSPLGSDTITEIAGQGSDWLDFSATSTKGISINLALISMQVVNANLSLSVGNDMENVIGGELADIITGNGLNNWLMGKAGDDWYLFDTDLSLGSDIIQDDSGVDTLDFRQTLSRNVSINLSQVGNQVVNSGLTLNLTSEVGIENVYGGQRNDTIQGNSQGNYLAGEAGNDRYLFDADGELGSDVVDEGTDKGIDTFDFSKTTLRAVTVDLGTTALQKVDAYLKLSLTSGSVIENLIGGSKNDTLRGNVLNNEITGRGGNDLMVGRTGNDSYLFDTDQALGSDTIDESAGGVDTLNFSTTTTRNVWVDLSLPGLQVVNAGLSLTLSSRATLENIIGGQLHDTLIGNAKDNVITGLDGDDLMVGAAGNDTYVFDADLHLGNDTIDETGGGSGDTLDFTSTSTLGIVLDLSLTSLQTLNVNHTLTLTTNDGVENVLGTGQADQIGGNSRANQFTGGDGDDMLSGGAGNDRYLFDADGPQGQDTLNDASGIDTLDFSATTSIGITIDLRMITLQTINQYLKLNLSGAKTFENVVGTSQADHIFANAGSNVLDGGAGSDTYSFVANSASGVDQILDSSGAEDTLDFSLTTVGLTLNLSLTANQVVNAFLTLQLSNGDAIENVIGGQGNDNLTGNSAGNEITGLAGDDTLAGSGGDDTYFFDCDTSLGTDTLVENAGGGTDLLDFSQTSSLAIQLDLQQTAMQTVNSNLKLVLSSGSGFENVDGGSRGDVLLGNSLANVLNGLDGNDILSGRGGADSLIGGSAKNLLCGGADGDILTGASSGDLLVGGTTQFDADTTALKALLSEWARTDLTYEQRIAHLQSASGGNNGSTVLNLATVFNDGIQDILTGNGDRDWFFSSINDLVLDLNNGGAETVVNP; this is translated from the coding sequence ATGCGTTGGTTCTGGAATCGCTTTCGCGTTCGACGTACCGCCGTGCGTTCCCACAAGCTGCGCGGCACACGGTCGTTCGTTCGTCGACGAGATCTGATCGAACAACTCGAAGTTCGCGCGCTGCTCTCTTCTGTCAGCGGCAGGCTCTTTGTGGATGCCGACCACGACGGCATCCAGGGGGGAACCGAAGGAGGGCTTTACAATCAAACGATTTACCTCAATGGCCCGCAATTTCTGATCGGCCACACCGACGCCCAGGGGTATTACAGTTTTCAGGGTCTGGCGGCGGGCAACTATTCGATCCAGTTCTTTTCGCCGTCCAACTACATCTTTACCGCGCAGGGAGTCGGGCCGGAAGCGACCGACAGCGACGTCGGAGGGGGAGCTTATTATCTCTCCGGCTACGGGTCTTATGGCGGGGCAGCCGCGTTCACGCTGACGGCTGGAGAGAACCTGCAGCTGGATGCAGGCATCTATGTCGGATCAGTGGTCGAAGCCTTCGTCTGGAACGACGCGAATCGCAATGGGCTGCAGGATGGATTACCGGATGAAGCAGGCATTCAGTACGCGTCGGTGAGACTGTATTACAGCCCTGATGGAATTCAGGGGAATGGCGACGATCGCGAAATCGGCACTTCCACGTCGACGGACGCAAATGGATTGGCCAGATTCGATGGCTTGAATCCAGGCAACTATTACCTGGATTTTACAGTCCCGGCAGGCTTGGCCCTCACCGTTCCGGATGCCGGCGATGACCTTCTGGATAGCGACTTTGACCCGACGACAGACAAATCCGGGATGTTCACACTTGGACCGGGCGAAAGCCAGTACGATGTCGACGCCGGACTCGTCACCGGCAATACCGTGGGGGATCGGGTCTGGAACGATCAGGATCGGGACGGCATTCAGGATGCCGAAGAAGTGGGCGTCATCGGAGCCCGAATTCAGGTTTATCGCACAACCGATGCAACGATCGGTAATGGTGATGATCAGTTCGTGGAAGAACGGGTTTCGCTCTACAACGGCTACTATCAGACCTCAAACCTGGCGCCCGGCAACTACTATCTCAAATTCTTCACGCCGTCAGGGTATGTGAATACGATCCCGAACGCGGGAGGGGATGCGCAGGACAGCGACCAGGATCCAGACACGGGGCTGACCGGCATCTTCAGCGTCATCAACGGACAGCCGGATACGACGCGTGACTTTGGGGTCTACCAGAAAGAAGACATCATTCTGCACGAGGTCACCGCATTGGGGAGTTCGCTGCAGGTTACCTACGAGATCGCGGCTTATCCCGTGGCCGCTTTTGATATTGGCTTTTACGTCTCGACAGACCGGCGATTCGACGGCTTCGGCGTCGACTCATTTCTGGACTATGTGTCCATCTCTGCACCTGCGGACCTCAGCGTCGGCGTGCATGTGAAGACGTTTGCCCTCGGCAGCAGTCTCCAGGGAGACAACATTGTTTCACTGCCTGGCGCTGGCCTGACTGATGTGAACGGCGACTATTACATCCTGGGAGTAGCCGATGATACGGTCGCCATCGATGAAGCGGACAATGATCCCTTCAACGATGACAACACGACGTCGCTGGTCGGCCTGTACCATCTTGTCGGGGGAGCTGTTTATGTGCATGGGGCAGAGGGGATCGATGCTGTCAGCACGTCGGGAAGTTCCCCTCTGACCATCAGCTTCAACGGGGTCGACTATTCGTATCCAGCCGCCGACATCACACAGTTGCAGGTTCGCAGCCATTCCGGCGATGACGTCGTCAGTCTCGTCAGCGGCAATAAGGTTGCGATTGTTTTTGGCGGCGATGGAGGTGATCAAATCTCAGGCGGTGCGCAGTCAGATACGCTCGATGGAGGGAGTGGAAACGACAGCATTAACGGTCGCGGCGGCGCGGATGCTCTGATCGGTGGAATCGGTGATGACGCCTACCTTTTCGACACCGATAGCGGCCTCGGCAGCGACACCATTACCGATGTCGGAGGAGTCGACACGCTGGACTTCTCCGGGACAACGACGAAGAGCGTCACCGTTGATCTGGCGATCTCGGGATCGCAAGTTATTAACTCGAATCTCAGTCTGACGCTGGGAGCGACGACGCCCGTCGAAAATGTGATTGGCGGAGCGTTGAGCGACATGCTGCTGGGCAACAGCGCGAGCAACCGGATCGCGGGACTGGGGGGCGACGATTTGCTGCAGGGACGCGGCAGCGATGACACCTATGCCTTCGATACCGATTCGCCTCTGGGTAGCGACACGATCACGGAGATCGCAGGCCAGGGGAGCGACTGGCTCGATTTCTCCGCGACATCGACCAAGGGCATCAGCATCAACCTTGCGTTGATCAGCATGCAAGTCGTCAACGCCAACCTGAGTTTGTCCGTCGGCAACGACATGGAGAACGTCATCGGCGGCGAACTGGCCGACATCATCACTGGAAATGGACTGAATAACTGGCTGATGGGAAAGGCGGGCGACGACTGGTACCTCTTCGATACCGACCTCTCACTCGGCAGTGACATCATTCAGGACGACAGCGGAGTCGACACTCTCGATTTTCGTCAGACTCTGTCGCGGAATGTCAGCATCAATTTGTCGCAGGTGGGAAATCAGGTCGTGAACTCCGGGCTCACCTTGAATCTCACCAGTGAGGTCGGGATCGAGAATGTTTATGGAGGCCAGCGCAACGACACGATCCAGGGCAACTCGCAGGGAAACTATCTCGCGGGAGAAGCGGGGAATGACCGCTACCTGTTTGATGCAGACGGGGAACTGGGATCCGATGTCGTTGATGAGGGAACCGACAAGGGCATTGATACGTTCGACTTTTCCAAAACGACCTTACGGGCAGTCACCGTTGACCTGGGCACCACGGCTTTACAGAAGGTCGATGCCTATCTGAAGCTCAGCCTGACAAGCGGCAGCGTGATCGAGAACCTGATCGGAGGGTCCAAGAACGATACGCTCCGGGGCAACGTGTTGAATAATGAAATCACCGGTCGGGGCGGCAACGATCTGATGGTGGGCAGGACTGGAAACGACTCTTACCTGTTCGATACGGATCAGGCCCTGGGAAGCGACACGATTGATGAGTCCGCGGGCGGCGTTGATACGCTCAACTTTTCAACCACGACCACTCGCAACGTCTGGGTCGATCTGTCTCTGCCCGGATTGCAGGTGGTGAACGCCGGGCTGTCGCTCACACTCTCCTCCAGAGCCACGCTGGAGAACATCATTGGCGGTCAGCTGCACGATACGCTGATCGGCAACGCCAAAGACAACGTGATCACCGGCCTCGACGGCGACGATTTGATGGTCGGGGCGGCAGGCAACGACACCTACGTCTTTGATGCGGATCTTCATCTGGGGAACGACACGATCGATGAAACCGGCGGGGGCTCCGGCGATACGCTGGACTTTACTTCCACGTCGACATTGGGAATCGTGCTCGACCTCTCTCTCACATCGCTGCAAACGCTCAACGTCAATCACACGTTGACGCTCACGACCAATGATGGCGTGGAGAACGTACTGGGAACGGGACAAGCCGATCAGATCGGCGGAAATTCGCGAGCCAATCAATTCACCGGCGGAGACGGCGACGACATGCTCTCTGGCGGAGCTGGCAATGATCGATACTTGTTCGATGCCGACGGACCGCAAGGGCAGGACACTCTCAACGACGCCTCGGGCATCGACACGCTCGACTTCTCCGCGACGACGTCAATCGGCATCACGATCGATCTGCGAATGATCACGCTGCAGACGATCAATCAATATCTGAAGCTGAATTTGTCAGGCGCCAAGACATTTGAGAACGTCGTCGGAACGAGCCAGGCAGATCACATCTTCGCCAACGCAGGCAGCAATGTTCTTGATGGCGGGGCCGGCAGCGATACCTATTCCTTCGTCGCCAACAGTGCGTCTGGAGTCGATCAGATTCTGGACAGTTCCGGCGCGGAGGACACGCTCGATTTCTCTCTAACGACCGTTGGACTGACTTTGAATCTGTCGCTCACCGCCAATCAAGTCGTGAATGCATTTCTCACGCTTCAACTGTCGAACGGCGATGCCATCGAGAATGTCATCGGCGGACAAGGGAACGACAACCTGACCGGAAATTCCGCGGGCAATGAAATTACCGGACTCGCTGGCGATGACACACTCGCTGGCAGCGGCGGCGACGATACTTATTTCTTTGACTGCGATACCTCATTGGGAACGGACACCCTGGTTGAGAATGCGGGCGGCGGGACCGACCTGCTGGATTTCTCCCAGACTTCTTCACTGGCCATCCAGCTCGATCTGCAGCAGACGGCGATGCAGACGGTGAATTCCAATCTCAAGCTTGTGCTGTCGTCCGGCAGCGGCTTCGAAAACGTCGATGGCGGCAGTCGCGGCGACGTCCTGCTGGGGAATTCTCTGGCGAACGTCCTCAACGGTTTGGACGGGAACGACATTCTGTCCGGCCGCGGCGGGGCTGATTCGCTGATCGGAGGCTCAGCAAAGAATCTCCTGTGCGGCGGTGCTGACGGAGACATCTTGACTGGCGCCAGCAGCGGCGACCTGTTGGTCGGCGGGACGACTCAATTTGATGCCGACACGACTGCTCTCAAAGCCCTGCTGTCGGAATGGGCCCGAACGGACCTCACCTACGAACAACGGATTGCGCATCTGCAGTCGGCCAGCGGCGGCAACAATGGAAGTACAGTTCTCAATTTGGCCACGGTCTTCAACGACGGCATTCAGGACATTTTGACCGGCAACGGAGACCGGGACTGGTTCTTCAGCAGCATTAACGACCTGGTACTGGACCTGAACAACGGGGGCGCGGAAACCGTCGTCAACCCTTGA
- a CDS encoding Lpg1974 family pore-forming outer membrane protein: MNLHGATRLCTAALCLMAASWVLGGEPDGSAANQKIGVPPLADFACDEVPCSAGVSLDVYVPNLTPGLELSAGLLYLKPGADNLGYATITTFLPLGNPQWAVQDLNPGYQPGFTVGARYVFPGTGKDLRVNWDHLRTSDGTSVSVSDPATQWISPFNQTGPSTSESANEVGIFHLKSADGQVDFAYDMVNLDMGQTVNIGSKTQVRLFGGLTGARLQEQLVSTFYNFPDLDPVPPVVAIPDPTLRYITFNNTSTFTGLGPRLGLNTTHKLFRGFSFVSQLSGAVLAGRKQPAQYSFAAVFDDVVNREQIASRSVSQVVYNGDAKLGLGYNRPFSNGSILNLESGFKAAVFINPFSTYETSTNVLPLDIGSLSTNSMRHTPSNFTLQGFYATSSLQW; the protein is encoded by the coding sequence ATGAATCTGCATGGAGCCACGAGACTTTGCACGGCTGCGTTGTGCCTGATGGCGGCGAGCTGGGTATTGGGGGGTGAGCCTGATGGGAGTGCTGCGAACCAGAAAATTGGCGTTCCGCCCCTGGCGGACTTCGCGTGCGATGAGGTTCCCTGCTCCGCTGGCGTCTCTCTGGACGTGTATGTTCCCAACCTGACGCCGGGATTGGAGCTCAGCGCCGGTTTGCTCTATCTCAAACCCGGTGCCGACAACCTGGGTTACGCGACCATCACGACGTTCCTCCCTTTAGGGAATCCCCAGTGGGCGGTGCAGGATCTCAATCCGGGATATCAGCCGGGCTTCACCGTGGGCGCCCGCTATGTCTTCCCCGGCACAGGCAAAGACCTGCGGGTGAACTGGGATCATCTGCGGACCAGTGATGGGACGTCCGTGTCGGTGAGCGATCCGGCAACGCAATGGATTTCACCGTTCAACCAGACGGGGCCGTCGACTTCCGAGTCGGCCAACGAGGTGGGCATCTTCCATCTGAAATCGGCGGACGGGCAGGTCGACTTTGCTTACGACATGGTGAACCTCGATATGGGGCAGACGGTGAACATTGGCTCGAAGACCCAGGTTCGACTGTTCGGCGGGCTGACCGGCGCACGGCTGCAGGAGCAACTGGTCTCGACGTTCTATAATTTTCCGGACCTTGACCCTGTGCCGCCGGTCGTTGCGATTCCTGACCCGACGCTGCGTTACATCACCTTCAACAACACGTCGACCTTTACAGGCCTGGGTCCGCGCCTGGGGCTGAACACCACGCACAAGCTGTTTCGCGGCTTCAGTTTCGTGAGCCAGTTGAGCGGTGCAGTGCTAGCAGGCCGGAAGCAGCCTGCCCAGTATTCCTTCGCGGCGGTGTTCGACGACGTGGTCAATCGCGAGCAGATCGCCAGTCGCAGCGTTTCGCAGGTGGTCTACAACGGCGATGCCAAACTCGGACTCGGTTACAACCGCCCCTTCAGCAACGGTTCCATCTTGAATCTCGAATCCGGCTTCAAGGCCGCCGTCTTCATCAACCCGTTCTCGACGTACGAGACCAGCACCAACGTGTTGCCGCTCGATATCGGGTCGCTGTCGACCAACAGCATGCGACACACGCCAAGCAACTTCACCCTGCAAGGGTTCTACGCGACCTCCAGCCTGCAGTGGTGA
- a CDS encoding UvrD-helicase domain-containing protein, giving the protein MDDTWWVQPGQLNSEQKHAVNDLTDTDSYFVSGPPGSGKTNLLVLRAKYLTRSANKNLLLLVFNRTLEEFIASCPAAYRLPREQIRTSQRFFSRLIYEHGGTPSKSHQFNDARHENCKILTHLLNKENSHFQYDVLLLDEAQDFIKEEIDLFFRLAKVVFAAGDFRQSIYSAADGLVELQARAQPVALTLHYRNGHEICRLADHIGCTWDQYIPLFPTSQYDEKQYKSSVVPTKCQSAAQQSELLLASLDTQLAAYPGQLIGVIAPTNEELNAILPVLRKSRHSRHLMQQSSNQDGSRHLVFEASRKVCVTTLHGAKGLEFRAANIINAERIQAHRESQKRASYTAITRAKTGLRIFSCNTMPDYLRAACQKMSTPQPAITVESLFEDDE; this is encoded by the coding sequence GTGGACGACACATGGTGGGTTCAACCTGGGCAACTCAATAGTGAGCAGAAACATGCCGTCAATGATCTTACTGACACTGACAGCTACTTCGTATCCGGCCCACCAGGCTCCGGTAAAACAAACCTACTAGTACTCAGGGCAAAATACCTCACTCGCTCCGCAAACAAGAACCTCTTGTTGCTGGTTTTCAATAGAACGCTCGAAGAGTTTATTGCATCCTGCCCCGCTGCATATCGCTTGCCGCGAGAGCAAATTCGCACCTCTCAAAGATTTTTTTCGCGATTGATTTATGAACATGGTGGCACGCCGTCAAAATCCCATCAGTTCAACGATGCGCGTCATGAAAACTGCAAAATCCTTACTCATTTATTGAACAAGGAAAACTCACATTTTCAGTACGATGTTTTGCTGCTAGATGAGGCTCAGGACTTTATAAAGGAAGAAATCGACCTCTTTTTTCGCCTTGCAAAAGTTGTCTTCGCTGCAGGGGATTTCAGGCAATCGATATACAGTGCAGCCGACGGGCTGGTTGAGCTTCAGGCGAGAGCACAACCAGTTGCGCTAACATTGCATTATCGTAATGGGCATGAAATATGTCGTCTCGCAGATCATATCGGCTGCACGTGGGACCAATACATCCCCTTATTCCCGACAAGCCAGTACGACGAGAAACAATACAAATCCTCTGTGGTGCCAACTAAATGTCAGTCCGCAGCGCAACAGAGCGAGCTCTTGCTCGCGTCGTTGGATACTCAGCTTGCTGCGTATCCAGGACAGCTAATTGGTGTAATAGCGCCTACCAATGAAGAATTAAACGCAATTCTGCCGGTTCTCCGGAAAAGCCGTCACTCTAGACACCTAATGCAACAATCTTCAAATCAAGATGGATCGCGTCATTTGGTGTTTGAAGCTAGCCGCAAGGTGTGCGTCACAACCCTACATGGGGCCAAGGGGCTTGAGTTCCGTGCAGCAAATATAATAAACGCAGAGCGCATTCAGGCGCATAGAGAATCTCAAAAGCGGGCCTCGTACACCGCAATCACTAGAGCAAAAACTGGATTAAGAATATTTAGTTGTAATACCATGCCTGATTACCTCCGGGCGGCGTGCCAAAAGATGAGCACACCGCAACCTGCGATCACAGTGGAAAGTCTTTTTGAGGATGACGAGTGA
- a CDS encoding serine/threonine-protein kinase: MQHEELLEKIFAKPIGGCKAIRYIARGASALVFEAQYDGQRIALKVFDPDFLNDNDSQEQIERINRQLLLCDLSHPHLINIREGGQCKDTGFYFLSMDFLDAPSLDKVIAEIPADRISDIIRQVASAAFFLEGHKLVHRDIKPANISLSDDFQTATLLDLGVVRPVGLSELTDTPTERPFVGTKRYSPPEFLTRKEDDSLDSWRAITFYQLGAVLFDMITRRPLFAGITPKDRLTEHILLKTPSIDCTDDIPESLKQLTQFALIKDPEVRLAMVTWSSFGITESVRPSLTELRSRISTLRPAASNKLSPPSSALPGSAVSLHRHWCKQLVVHLKSQCVDNTLGLPPHMIDIYDEQSPGHVDIKLTLFASKEHGTPANCELFIRSELKDAAAGLVTIAIAAHGPSHMAATSVESAKWNTVYRGSQSDEAIEPIICGICEFFVHALASVSANGDMGVSTIHWATVTRV, encoded by the coding sequence ATGCAGCACGAAGAATTACTGGAAAAGATTTTTGCGAAGCCAATCGGCGGTTGCAAGGCAATTCGCTACATCGCCCGCGGAGCATCTGCGCTCGTTTTTGAAGCTCAGTATGATGGCCAAAGAATCGCACTAAAGGTCTTCGACCCTGACTTCCTCAATGACAATGATTCTCAGGAGCAGATCGAACGAATCAATCGACAGCTTCTTCTCTGCGATCTCAGTCATCCCCACCTTATCAACATCCGCGAAGGTGGGCAGTGCAAAGACACTGGCTTCTATTTTTTGTCTATGGACTTCCTCGACGCGCCGAGTCTCGACAAAGTCATTGCCGAGATACCCGCTGATCGCATTTCGGACATCATTCGCCAAGTTGCTTCTGCAGCCTTTTTTCTTGAGGGGCACAAGCTGGTTCATCGTGACATCAAGCCGGCAAACATCTCGCTTTCAGATGACTTTCAAACTGCTACATTGCTCGATCTTGGAGTCGTACGTCCCGTTGGACTTTCAGAGTTGACCGACACTCCAACAGAGAGGCCGTTTGTTGGAACAAAGCGCTATAGTCCTCCAGAATTTCTCACTCGCAAAGAAGATGATTCACTTGATAGCTGGCGCGCAATTACTTTCTACCAACTCGGAGCAGTTCTCTTCGACATGATTACAAGGCGACCGCTCTTCGCCGGCATCACGCCGAAGGACCGATTGACCGAACACATTCTGCTCAAAACGCCGAGTATTGACTGTACCGACGATATCCCTGAATCACTAAAGCAATTGACTCAATTTGCGTTAATAAAAGATCCAGAAGTCAGGCTTGCAATGGTTACCTGGTCTTCATTCGGTATTACAGAGTCAGTTAGGCCTAGTCTGACAGAGTTACGCTCGCGTATCTCAACACTCCGCCCAGCTGCGAGTAACAAGTTGTCACCGCCATCATCGGCACTACCAGGTTCGGCTGTATCACTGCATCGACACTGGTGCAAGCAACTGGTCGTGCACCTCAAAAGTCAATGTGTCGACAATACACTTGGCTTGCCTCCCCATATGATCGACATCTATGACGAACAATCTCCCGGACATGTTGACATCAAACTTACATTGTTTGCTTCCAAGGAGCATGGGACTCCTGCAAACTGCGAACTCTTTATTCGTTCGGAATTAAAAGATGCTGCGGCCGGCCTCGTAACGATCGCGATAGCCGCACACGGACCCTCACACATGGCCGCAACGTCGGTCGAATCCGCCAAATGGAATACAGTATACCGGGGAAGTCAATCCGACGAAGCAATAGAGCCAATCATCTGTGGAATTTGCGAATTTTTTGTTCACGCTCTAGCCTCCGTTTCGGCCAATGGGGACATGGGTGTTTCAACTATCCATTGGGCCACTGTAACGCGAGTGTAA
- the rsmH gene encoding 16S rRNA (cytosine(1402)-N(4))-methyltransferase RsmH gives MASERTVHVPVMVREVLAQMEFEPGLTIVDGTVGAGGHSQQILKKMDPTSRLIGLDRDPAMLARAGQVLQDPRAVLVQSSYAELDKVLDELGIEQVDRVLLDLGLSSDQLADPERGFGFDTTGPLDMRFDTSTGVSAAELLETSESEQLQAIFTAYAEEPEARRIAEEIVAQRRRGASVTLASELKALVERIVGVAKGKSHPATRVFQALRIAVNRELDQLEVFLHDVLLRRLRANGRALVITFHSLEDRLVKQAFREADLWDTLTRKPMTAAPSEVRWNPRSRSAKLRVARRLAPRP, from the coding sequence ATGGCGTCAGAACGGACAGTCCACGTGCCGGTTATGGTGCGTGAGGTTCTGGCTCAGATGGAATTTGAGCCTGGCCTGACGATTGTCGACGGCACGGTGGGAGCTGGTGGGCACAGTCAGCAGATTTTGAAGAAAATGGACCCCACGAGTCGGCTCATCGGACTGGATCGCGACCCGGCCATGCTCGCCCGAGCAGGCCAGGTGCTGCAAGATCCCCGCGCCGTCCTCGTGCAGTCCAGCTATGCGGAACTCGACAAGGTGCTCGACGAACTGGGCATCGAACAAGTTGATCGCGTGTTGCTCGATCTGGGATTGTCCTCCGATCAACTGGCCGACCCCGAACGGGGCTTTGGCTTCGATACGACCGGGCCGCTCGACATGCGGTTCGATACGAGTACCGGCGTCTCCGCGGCGGAACTGCTGGAGACGTCGGAATCTGAACAACTACAAGCGATCTTCACCGCCTATGCGGAAGAGCCAGAGGCGCGGCGGATCGCGGAAGAAATTGTTGCCCAGCGGCGACGCGGCGCGAGCGTCACGCTTGCCTCGGAACTGAAGGCCCTGGTGGAACGCATCGTCGGCGTGGCCAAAGGGAAATCGCATCCCGCCACCCGGGTCTTTCAGGCGCTGCGGATCGCGGTGAATCGCGAACTCGATCAGTTGGAAGTCTTTCTGCACGACGTTCTGTTGAGACGCCTGCGGGCGAATGGCAGAGCGCTGGTGATTACTTTTCACTCCCTGGAGGATCGCCTGGTGAAACAGGCGTTTCGTGAAGCGGACCTATGGGACACTCTCACTCGCAAGCCAATGACAGCCGCCCCGTCCGAAGTGCGCTGGAATCCACGTTCGCGGTCCGCCAAGCTGCGGGTCGCGCGTCGGCTCGCCCCGCGCCCGTAA